One region of Carya illinoinensis cultivar Pawnee chromosome 8, C.illinoinensisPawnee_v1, whole genome shotgun sequence genomic DNA includes:
- the LOC122274447 gene encoding uncharacterized protein LOC122274447 — MKIISWNCRGLGNPRTVQILRLLVKEKLPDVVFIMETKLNYGRSYRIAKSLNFEGCCVSEAVGRSGGLILMWKQKELLELVNFSRFHFNVMVKDGFSSFSWLLTCFYGHPNASLRKYTWSLLSSFKPGEEGWAVIGDFNEILYNNEKVGGNYRSEYLMRSFRKVLVEGDLFDLGWKRNKFTWCNHHEDESFTKERLDRALANLRWKALYSKVSVETLPAICSDHSPILFDCSIERCSEARYFFSFKYEANWSKEEGCSETVGEAWHGSSGGETSLIRIMKKLDSTRRGLQSWSGNMVRDRNRALKEKTQLLGDLQSRADSSTMNEQKSIQKELDFLLEQEDTRWRQRRRKKNNISKIRNGEGTELRKREDIAAGFKDLYTAIYKSTALSSACIEQCIQGIETRVTDDMKQGLERDFTEREVEVALK, encoded by the exons ATGAAAATCATAAGctggaactgtcgggggcttgggaacccccgaacAGTTCAAATCCTTCGGTTACTAGTGAAGGAGAAGTTACCCGACGTGGTTTTTATTATGGAAACTAAACTAAACTATGGGAGATCATATAGGATTGCAAAGTCTTTGAATTTCGAAGGATGTTGTGTTAGTGAGGCCGTTGGTAGAAGTGGAGGTCTCATCCTGATGtggaaacaaaaagaattactCGAGTTAGTTAATTTCTCAAGATTTCATTTTAATGTGATGGTTAAAGATGGTTTCAGTAGTTTTAGTTGGCTGTTGACATGTTTTTATGGGCATCCGAATGCTTCCTTAAGAAAATATACTTGGAGCCTTCTATCTTCTTTCAAACCGGGTGAGGAGGGGTGGGCGGTGATTGGTGACTTCAATGAGATTTTATACAACAATGAGAAGGTAGGGGGAAATTACAGAAGTGAATATCTCATGAGAAGTTTCAGAAAGGTTCTAGTGGAGGGAGATCTGTTTGATTTAGGGTGGAAAAGAAACAAGTTTACGTGGTGCAATCATCATGAAGATGAGTCTTTTACCAAAGAAAGATTAGATCGAGCCCTTGCTAATTTGAGGTGGAAAGCTTTATACTCAAAGGTTTCAGTGGAAACACTCCCAGCTATCTGTTCTGACCACAGCCCAATACTATTTGACTGTAGTATTGAGAGGTGTTCAGAAGCCAgatacttcttttcttttaagtatgaagCCAATTGGAGTAAGGAGGAGGGGTGTAGTGAGACTGTTGGGGAGGCCTGGCATGGCAGTAGTGGAGGAGAGACTAGTTTGATTAGGATCATGAAAAAGCTGGACAGTACAAGAAGGGGGCTTCAGAGCTGGAGCGGAAATATGGTTAGAGATAGAAACAGAGCTCTTAAGGAAAAAACTCAGCTTTTGGGTGATTTGCAAAGCCGAGCAGATTCTAGTACTATGAATGAACAAAAAAGTATACAGAAAGAGCTGGATTTTTTGCTGGAGCAAGAAGACACAAGATGGAGGCAGAGG agaagaaagaagaataacATATCAAAAATAAGAAATGGGGAAGGGACAGAGTTGAGGAAAAGGGAAGATATAGCTGCAGGTTTTAAGGATCTCTACACAGCAATCTATAAGTCAACAGCCCTTAGTTCAGCTTGCATTGAGCAATGTATTCAGGGAATTGAAACGAGAGTGACAGATGATATGAAACAAGGGTTGGAAAGGGATTTTACAGAAAGGGAAGTGGAGGTAGCCCTAAAATAG
- the LOC122274448 gene encoding uncharacterized protein LOC122274448 produces the protein MKTLSWNCRGLGNPRTIQDLCHMVEEKKPNVVFLMETKMKKTKAESLRRRLKFEGCMVVESVGLKGGLMMMWDHMIEVEVVNFSVWHISAWIKEPGCAEKWLLTSFYDKPDSSLREVTWCLLSSLKLESGKGWCVIGDFNEIIAQDEKHGGKQRPERLMARFREVLEKGGLFDLGWRWDKFTWSNKHEDDSFTKERLDRAVVNAKWREIHTKGWVEVLAARSSDHRPILLSKSLKTDLKGRQKRLFRYEASWALEDSCEGIVKAIWAEGAKKGIH, from the coding sequence ATGAAAACactaagttggaactgccgagggcttgggaaccctcggacaattCAGGACCTCTGCCATATGGTAGAGGAAAAGAAGCCCAATGTAGTgtttttaatggaaacaaagatgaaaaaaacaaaagctgaAAGTCTTAGGAGGAGGTTAAAATTTGAAGGTTGTATGGTAGTAGAATCAGTAGGATTGAAGGGAGGCTTGATGATGATGTGGGATCATATGATAGAAGTAGAGGTGGTTAATTTTTCTGTTTGGCATATAAGTGCCTGGATCAAAGAACCTGGCTGTGCAGAAAAATGGCTGCTAACAAGCTTCTATGACAAGCCTGATTCTAGCTTAAGAGAGGTAACATGGTGTCTCTTGAGCTCTTTAAAACTAGAAAGTGGAAAAGGTTGGTGTGTgataggtgatttcaatgagataaTAGCTCAAGATGAAAAACATGGGGGAAAACAAAGACCAGAAAGGCTAATGGCCAGATTTAGAGAGGTACTAGAGAAGGGGGGATTGTTTGATTTGGGTTGGAGATGGGACAAATTCACCTGGAGTAACAAGCATGAGGATGACTCTTTTACTAAAGAGAGGCTTGACAGGGCAGTAGTCAATGCTAAATGGAGGGAAATCCACACAAAGGGATGGGTGGAGGTACTGGCAGCCAGGAGCTCAGATCACAGGCCTATTCTACTGAGCAAAAGCCTGAAAACAGATCTGAAAGGTAGACAAAAGAGGTTGTTTAGGTATGAGGCCAGTTGGGCACTAGAGGATAGTTGTGAGGGAATTGTCAAAGCAATATGGGCAGAAGGTGCTAAGAAGGGGATCCATTAA